A single genomic interval of Oncorhynchus gorbuscha isolate QuinsamMale2020 ecotype Even-year linkage group LG25, OgorEven_v1.0, whole genome shotgun sequence harbors:
- the LOC124013816 gene encoding C-C motif chemokine 14-like has protein sequence MMRSALILLLCVLGAALWSGALASNANLPEECCFKYYTRKIPRQSIREYEMTRSDCSKKGVILFTKRNFRFCANPEDPTIEKIMKSIDESKF, from the exons ATGATGAGGTCTGCTCTGATCCTTCTGCTGTGCGTCCTGGGAGCAGCCCTGTGGTCCGGCGCGTTGGCCAGCA ATGCAAATCTTCCTGAAGAATGCTGTTTCAAGTATTACACAAGAAAAATCCCCAGACAATCCATCAGGGAATATGAAATGACAAGATCTGACTGCTCTAAGAAGGGAGTCAT CTTGTTCACAAAAAGGAACTTCCGCTTCTGTGCCAATCCAGAAGACCCTACGATTGAGAAGATCATGAAGTCCATCGACGAGAGTAAATTCTAG